Proteins from a genomic interval of Kitasatospora kifunensis:
- a CDS encoding DUF6247 family protein, with protein sequence MSAQTEHSSGEPLFAQPPTTEAALRVAVNRLHASSGALFEQEFRAAWEEAIQIGSVVPMHVFLHRWAVWVCIERHPGKAARQHELERIVGSSEDVQVRRAAATELTSLLTWAQQELARG encoded by the coding sequence GTGTCCGCTCAGACCGAGCATTCCAGCGGCGAGCCGCTCTTCGCACAGCCGCCCACCACTGAGGCGGCGCTGCGGGTGGCGGTGAACCGCCTGCACGCCTCGTCCGGGGCACTGTTCGAGCAGGAGTTCCGGGCTGCGTGGGAAGAGGCGATCCAGATCGGCAGCGTCGTGCCGATGCACGTCTTCCTGCACCGCTGGGCGGTGTGGGTGTGCATCGAGCGCCACCCCGGCAAGGCGGCCCGTCAGCACGAGCTGGAGCGCATCGTCGGCTCCTCCGAGGACGTTCAGGTCCGGCGCGCGGCAGCCACCGAACTCACCTCCCTGCTCACCTGGGCGCAGCAGGAGCTTGCACGTGGCTGA
- a CDS encoding PadR family transcriptional regulator, whose translation MTDRSMQEPTLLLLTALADAPRHGYALIQEVAAISGGRVKLRTGTLYGALDRLLKQGLVRVESEEVVDGRARRTYALTDGGREVLAAEAERMREVAAEAERRLAAAARAPKKLRTGYAS comes from the coding sequence ATGACGGATCGTTCGATGCAGGAGCCCACGCTGCTCCTGCTCACCGCACTGGCCGATGCGCCCCGGCACGGGTACGCGCTGATTCAGGAGGTCGCCGCGATCTCCGGGGGACGGGTGAAACTGCGTACGGGGACGCTCTACGGAGCGCTGGACCGCCTGCTCAAGCAGGGGCTGGTCCGGGTGGAGAGCGAGGAGGTGGTGGACGGGCGGGCCCGCCGGACCTACGCGCTCACCGACGGCGGGCGCGAGGTGCTGGCTGCCGAGGCCGAGCGGATGCGCGAGGTGGCCGCCGAGGCCGAGCGGCGGCTCGCCGCCGCCGCGCGTGCTCCGAAGAAGCTGCGCACCGGGTACGCCTCATGA